Proteins from a single region of Flavobacteriales bacterium:
- a CDS encoding T9SS type A sorting domain-containing protein: HEDGSPSNNSRNFTLLGDPAITLAYPKEKIATTSIKVTGNTTISDTIRALNEVEITGEIRNQNGVKLTNFQGILYPTIFDKVQTLNTLGNDNNGENTISFQVQKNAIFKGKASVTNGNFSFKFVVPKDIGYQYGEGRISYYAENGNIDASGIKTDFIVGGTDTTAVLNEEGPEIELFLNDDKFVNGGTTNENPNIYAKVYDENGINTVGIGIGHDITAVIDGDDVNPIVLNEFYESDIDSYKSGVIKYPLSDLSQGPHTITLKVWDVQNNSSERTKEFVVKNSKKMELSHVLNYPNPFTLNTSFYFEHNQPNSDLDISIQIFTLAGNLIKTINQKLTTSGFRSDAIPWDGRSDYGEKLGRGTYLYRITVQSADGFSSNKYERLVIL, translated from the coding sequence AACATGAAGATGGGTCTCCAAGTAACAACAGCAGGAATTTCACCCTTCTTGGTGATCCGGCAATTACCTTAGCATACCCGAAAGAAAAAATTGCTACGACTTCAATTAAAGTGACCGGGAATACGACCATTTCAGACACAATACGAGCCTTGAATGAAGTCGAAATTACAGGCGAAATAAGAAACCAAAATGGCGTTAAATTAACCAATTTTCAAGGCATCCTTTACCCAACAATATTTGATAAAGTCCAAACTTTAAACACGCTTGGAAATGATAACAATGGCGAAAATACCATATCGTTTCAAGTGCAGAAAAACGCAATATTTAAAGGTAAAGCGAGTGTGACAAATGGTAACTTTTCTTTCAAATTTGTAGTGCCAAAAGACATTGGATACCAATATGGAGAAGGAAGAATTAGTTATTATGCAGAGAATGGAAACATTGATGCAAGTGGTATTAAAACAGATTTTATTGTAGGAGGTACGGATACGACTGCAGTTTTAAACGAAGAAGGACCCGAAATAGAATTATTTCTAAACGACGATAAATTTGTAAACGGAGGAACCACAAACGAAAATCCCAATATCTATGCAAAAGTATATGACGAAAATGGTATCAATACAGTAGGAATAGGTATTGGCCATGATATCACCGCTGTTATTGATGGAGATGATGTTAACCCTATAGTTCTTAATGAATTCTATGAATCGGATATAGATAGCTATAAGTCTGGTGTAATTAAATACCCATTGTCTGATTTAAGTCAAGGGCCACATACAATTACATTAAAGGTTTGGGATGTACAAAATAATTCAAGTGAGAGAACGAAAGAATTTGTTGTGAAAAATTCAAAAAAAATGGAATTATCTCATGTACTTAATTACCCAAATCCATTTACATTAAATACTTCTTTTTACTTCGAACACAATCAACCAAATTCTGATTTGGATATATCTATACAGATTTTCACTTTGGCCGGAAATCTAATTAAAACAATTAATCAAAAATTAACTACATCTGGATTTCGATCGGATGCAATACCTTGGGATGGACGAAGCGATTATGGTGAAAAGCTAGGTAGAGGAACCTATTTATATCGTATTACGGTACAAAGTGCCGATGG